The genomic segment AGTGAAATTGGAGGGCTATATCAGCAATACaatctccttttccttttctcaatcaaattttttgtgtttttggtggtgGGATTCATAGAAAATTTATGGAAATGAATTTTTCATTTGCTGGGTTGTTGGAATtggaattgaattttctttattggtgtttttgttgggtttttaatCGGGGGTATTTGTGAGGAgttggtgaaaatatttttgttttttggattaatctggattaatttatttgattcgTAACCCGATCATTAGATCAGATTAATCACTGAATGcgatttaaaaactatgaatCCGATTTAAAAACTATGGATTGCATGTTATTGGAATGGAATCCTCCCAGCAGCGAATTCGAGTACTTAGTTAATATCATGCTAATAGCCGCCAGATGTAGGAACCACAAACATTACCACTACTATGAGGAAGGATCACATGCTCCTAATTTtacatcaaattgaaaaaaataaaatcacatgcTCCTAATTTTACATCAAATTGAGATGGGgatgtaatgtattttttaaaataattttattttaaaaatgtattaaaatatatatttttattttttttattaatacattcaaaaaatattaatttaatatttttttaaataaattgttttttaaaagacatttaaaaacaaaaactgcacCGAACATCCTCTTAGATTACCTGACACCAGTCCACATCCTCTCTTATCAatccttaattattattattattatagtactaattagtaattacaacaaacaaaaaaaatttaattaccttaAATTAAACCCACCTCTtcctctttccttccttccttccttccttccttccgtGTATTCTTTTATGCCTTCTTTTACCATCATTAGGGATCACGGGGGGTCCCACAAAACTCAAACCCACATTTTAAGGTTGATTTTATCACCATTATTTATAGCTTCATTGTTTGTGCTTCATTACATTAATCAATAGTTTATTAGCTTCTTTTCTATCATGTGATGTGtgtttcttgtaaaatattaattttagtgtCACTAATCGGATTAAAGAAACAAGAACTGCCCACTATAGTATTCTTAATTGTTTCTTACGTGCTGTTCTAACAAGAATCACATCATCAGATTAGTTTAATGATTCACACCTGTAACCCATGCTCTTATTTGCTTTTCATGTTCTCACCTTGAGTTTCCAATTCTAGAAAGCCAAATTCTAGAAAGCCATGatctttattttcatcaagaacagttttttttttttttttggcactgATGGCCCACAAAGTTTTCCAATTTACCATCCCTTTTGGCTTCTTTGcaaagaaataaacaaacaagGTTGAGGCTATGGTGGTGCCACGTAACTCAAATGGAATAAAGCGGGGAGATGAGCCAAAGAGCGAACATGAGCTTGTggcttaaaaaagaaagaatatcaTAATAATTTCATGAAGAACTATATAATATATAGAGTGAAACAGggcatgagagagagagagagagagagagagagagaaagaggtatttttttcctttttttttatttgaaacatgttgattttttcttttgtggaggggttttgtttgattttatttttgaagctGTGAGGGAAAAATGAGGGAATTTATGAGGCTGTAGTGTTTAGTGGAGTGTAGTAACTAAAGTCTTGTTGTGTTGTGTGGTTCTCTTTTGGTCTAGCAGGATCAGAAATATCCATTCTTGGTGCTGCTACAGGTACTTATCCCTCCCTCCTTCTCTCTAGCTCTTCTTTTAAATGGCtgtatataatattattgtgtGTGGGCTTTTGTTGGTTCTGATgcatgtgttgttttttttatgaaacctCTGGGTACGTGTTTCTAATTCTATATTGTAAAAAGGGTATCTTcagtttttctccttttctggATATTATTGTTgcctttgatgtttttttttgtgctggtgCTTGTGTTGTTTTGGTGTTGAACAGTGCACGTGTGAGGACTTAGTTTTATAATTCCGGTGGatgaagaaaggaaaggaaaaatgtGTGTAGTATAATGCAAGCGTTGATTTTTctctacttttttaaaattttcttattgGTTTATTGATGTTAGGCTGGTTGCGGTTGTCTCAGGAGAAGTGTGCTTGCTAAAAGAtttcatcttattttctttAGTGTCGGCTGCCCTGCAAGggttagtatttttatttgaggagCTGAGTTATTGAGCTTTGGCTTGATCAGAAGCAAGGTTCTTTTTGCTATTTCTGTGAAATAAGGTATTGATTGAAGATGGTAATGGTGGAAGTTAGCGAGTGTGGTAGTAGCAGGCGAATTCCTCCATTTCTTGGATGTGTTTGTTCTGGCTTACATGCAGCCCAAGGGGGGTAACCATGGAGGGCTCATCTGAATCTGCTTGGCAGAAGTCTGGTAGTTATAGGGGATTTAATACTTCAGTAGTCACCAACAGGAATCTAAGATCCGCATCTTACAATTCTGGGTTTAGAAAGGAGACTGATAGGGTTGCTCTGGCTCGTCAAAACCTAAAAACCCAGGCTGGTACTTTATCTGGGGTTTGTGAGGATGAAGCTGCAGTTGACCATTTTGTCCAAAACATGGAGTGGAACGATGTTAGCTTGAGGCATTGGTTGAACAAACCAGAACGGTCTGTTGATGAATTTGAATGTTTGCACATATTTAGGCAAATAGTCGAAGTTGTAAATGTGGCACATTCACAGGGAATTGTTGTTCACAATGTCCGGCCTTCTTGCTTTGTCATGTCATCATTTAACCATGTCTCCTTCATCGAGTCCGCTTCTTACTCGGATTCTGGGTCTGATTCTTTGGATGATGGATTGAATAGCCAAACTGTGGAGGTtaaaaattcttcttctttcccccATGACATGTGCCAGCAGAGAAGTAGGTTACAAAGTGAAGATTTTCTACCTGCATCTACTCCAACAAATGCTTTATCGGAAGCCAGTTGCATGCAGTCCAGCTCGCTTTATGCAGCAGATTTACCATTAAGGGAAGAAACAGAAGAAAATAAAGTCCTTGGTACGAGGAACGTTGAACgtgaagaagaaaggaaacaaCCATTTCCAATGAAGCAAATATTGCTGATGGAATCCAGTTGGTATACCAGCCCTGAAGAGGTTGCTGGTTCACCAAGCTCTTGTGCTTCAGACATCTACCAATTGGGAGTTCTTCTTTTCGAGGTTCGTAATGATAATGTTGCATTTATGATGTTAACGATCAAAATTAGAGTGGATTCAAAACCATTTCTTGTATGTGTTTCGAACTTTTGACTTCTATTTCAAGCAGAAAGTTCTTCATTATCTAAATGGCATGTAATAATGTCTTAAGAGCTTCTGCTGTTTACTGTCTACATTGATGTGATATAGTTCTACTTGTGAACAGCTGTTCAACCCATTCACTTCATGGGAAGACAAGAGCAGAACTATGTCTAGTCTCAGACATCGGGTTCTTCCTCCTCAATTGCTGCTCAAGTGGCCAAAAGAAGCTTCATTTTGCTTATGGTTACTGCACCCTGAGCCAAGTAGTCGGCCAAAAATGGGGTGAATGTTAATTTCCTGCACCTTTGTTTACTTTACATTTTATGGTAGCATCTGCCTTAATACGTGGATGAGTTTTTTCGAGGTCTTCAAACAAGTACATTGTGTGCTTATGGTTACTGCACCCTGAGCAAAGTACCTTTTTTGATTGACATTTCATCTTATTTCTGTTCAATCAAATTTTCAATGTCTTACTCTCATGTATTGTATGACAGAGAATTGCTGCAAAGCGAGTTTCTTAATGAACCAAGAGACAATTTGGAAGAGCGTGAAGCAGCAATACAGCTTAGAGAGAGAATAGAGGAGCAGGAATTGTTGCTGGAATTCCTTTTACCAATGCAACAAAGAAAGCAGGATGCAGCTAATAAGTTGCAAGATACTGTTTCTCTTCTATGTTCTGATATTGAAGAAGTCACAAAGCATCAAacttttcttaagaaaaagggAAGCACATGTAAAGAAAGAGGAGAGGGTGATCATTTAGCATCAAATCTCCCTCCCCTGAACATTTATGATATTGACGATTCTTCTAGCTTGGGTTCCCGAAAACGATTTTGCTCAGGTCTTCAGATTCTCAACATAGAGGGATGTGATGATAATCTCGATGAAGGTCGGAACTCAGATACATCTGTAGAATCACAGGAAAGTCCTCTTTTTAGAAGTTCTCGATTGATGAAGAACTTTAAGAAATTAGAGTCAGCATATTTTTTGACAAGATCCAGACCAGTCAGGCCACCAGGGAAATCACCATTTGTTAGAAATTCACCAGTAAGTGGTGATGGGAGAGGTTCCATTGTTGTGACTGAAAGAAGCTCCATAAATAGTTTAGCACCGAAGGATCGGTTTATTGAGGGTAGACAACGTGGATGGATAAGTCCATTCCTGGAGGGTTTGTGCAAGTATCTATCTTATAGTAAGTTAAAAGTGAAGGCTGACCTGAAGCAAGGGGATTTGTTGAACTCTTCAAACCTAGTCTGCTCTCTTAGTTTTGACCGTGATGGAGAATTTTTCGCTACAGCTGgtgtaaataaaaagataaaagtatTTGAATGTGACACAATTATAAATGAAGCTCGTGATATCCACTATCCTGTTGTTGAAATGGTAAGTAGGTCAAAGCTAAGCAGCATATGTTGGAACAGATATATTACAAGCCAAATTGCTTCAAG from the Populus nigra chromosome 1, ddPopNigr1.1, whole genome shotgun sequence genome contains:
- the LOC133697099 gene encoding protein SPA1-RELATED 3-like isoform X2, which translates into the protein MSSLRHRVLPPQLLLKWPKEASFCLWLLHPEPSSRPKMGELLQSEFLNEPRDNLEEREAAIQLRERIEEQELLLEFLLPMQQRKQDAANKLQDTVSLLCSDIEEVTKHQTFLKKKGSTCKERGEGDHLASNLPPLNIYDIDDSSSLGSRKRFCSGLQILNIEGCDDNLDEGRNSDTSVESQESPLFRSSRLMKNFKKLESAYFLTRSRPVRPPGKSPFVRNSPVSGDGRGSIVVTERSSINSLAPKDRFIEGRQRGWISPFLEGLCKYLSYSKLKVKADLKQGDLLNSSNLVCSLSFDRDGEFFATAGVNKKIKVFECDTIINEARDIHYPVVEMVSRSKLSSICWNRYITSQIASSNFEGVVQVWDVTRSQVVTEMREHERRVWSIDFSSADPTMLASGSDDGSVKLWSINQGVSIGSIKTKANVCSVQFPMDSSRSIAFGSADHRIYYYDLRNSKVPLCTLIGHNKTVSYVKFVDTTNIVSASTDNTLKLWDLSMGTSRVIDSPLQSFTGHMNVKNFVGLSVSDGYIATGSETNEVFVYHKAFPMPVLSFKFNNTDPLSGHEMDDAAQFISSVCWRGQSSTLVAANSTGNIKILEMV
- the LOC133697099 gene encoding protein SPA1-RELATED 3-like isoform X1 produces the protein MCLFWLTCSPRGVTMEGSSESAWQKSGSYRGFNTSVVTNRNLRSASYNSGFRKETDRVALARQNLKTQAGTLSGVCEDEAAVDHFVQNMEWNDVSLRHWLNKPERSVDEFECLHIFRQIVEVVNVAHSQGIVVHNVRPSCFVMSSFNHVSFIESASYSDSGSDSLDDGLNSQTVEVKNSSSFPHDMCQQRSRLQSEDFLPASTPTNALSEASCMQSSSLYAADLPLREETEENKVLGTRNVEREEERKQPFPMKQILLMESSWYTSPEEVAGSPSSCASDIYQLGVLLFELFNPFTSWEDKSRTMSSLRHRVLPPQLLLKWPKEASFCLWLLHPEPSSRPKMGELLQSEFLNEPRDNLEEREAAIQLRERIEEQELLLEFLLPMQQRKQDAANKLQDTVSLLCSDIEEVTKHQTFLKKKGSTCKERGEGDHLASNLPPLNIYDIDDSSSLGSRKRFCSGLQILNIEGCDDNLDEGRNSDTSVESQESPLFRSSRLMKNFKKLESAYFLTRSRPVRPPGKSPFVRNSPVSGDGRGSIVVTERSSINSLAPKDRFIEGRQRGWISPFLEGLCKYLSYSKLKVKADLKQGDLLNSSNLVCSLSFDRDGEFFATAGVNKKIKVFECDTIINEARDIHYPVVEMVSRSKLSSICWNRYITSQIASSNFEGVVQVWDVTRSQVVTEMREHERRVWSIDFSSADPTMLASGSDDGSVKLWSINQGVSIGSIKTKANVCSVQFPMDSSRSIAFGSADHRIYYYDLRNSKVPLCTLIGHNKTVSYVKFVDTTNIVSASTDNTLKLWDLSMGTSRVIDSPLQSFTGHMNVKNFVGLSVSDGYIATGSETNEVFVYHKAFPMPVLSFKFNNTDPLSGHEMDDAAQFISSVCWRGQSSTLVAANSTGNIKILEMV